From the genome of Cytophagales bacterium WSM2-2:
CAAAAAGTCGTTTAATGCTGTCAAAATTCACACTCATGGTTGTCTTGTGGTGATAAAGTTACGGAAGGCATTAGTCAAAAAGAAGTAAACGCATTTGAGTATCTTTGTTGTTCCCGCAAACAATAATTTTATGGTTGACTCGATCACATCTGCTCAAAGCGCTATCGAACTGGAAGACAAATATGGCGCACACAACTACCATCCACTGCCAGTAGTGCTCAGCAAGGGTGAAGGTGTTTTCCTGTGGGATGTAGAGGGTAAGCGTTACTACGATTTCCTCTCTGCTTACAGCGCTGTCAACCAGGGCCATTGCCACCCACGCATCATCAATGCAATGATTGCGCAGGCGAAAGAACTTACACTTACGTCACGAGCATTTCACAATGATAAACTAGGCCTTGCAGAAAAGTATGTCTGCGAATTATTCGGCTACGATAAGGCGCTGTTTATGAATAGTGGCGCTGAGGCGAATGAGACTGCTATTAAACTGGCACGTAAGTGGGGATATACAAGAAAGGGGATTGAAGAAAACAAAGCAGTTATCATAGCTGCAAAACAAAATTTTCACGGGCGAACTACAACTATAATTTCTGCATCGTCAGACCCTTCAGCTACAAAAGGCTTCGGTCCCTTTATGCCGGGTTTCGAACTTATAGAATACGATAATGTGCCTGCGCTTGAAAAAGCCTTGGCTAATAAAAACGTTTGCGGTTTGTGGATTGAACCGATCCAGGGTGAAGCCGGTGTTTACGTTCCTCACGATGGCTATTTGAAAACTGCTGAAAAACTTTGTAAGCAACACAATGTCTTGTTGATGATGGATGAAATCCAGACTGGAA
Proteins encoded in this window:
- the rocD gene encoding ornithine--oxo-acid transaminase, which translates into the protein MVDSITSAQSAIELEDKYGAHNYHPLPVVLSKGEGVFLWDVEGKRYYDFLSAYSAVNQGHCHPRIINAMIAQAKELTLTSRAFHNDKLGLAEKYVCELFGYDKALFMNSGAEANETAIKLARKWGYTRKGIEENKAVIIAAKQNFHGRTTTIISASSDPSATKGFGPFMPGFELIEYDNVPALEKALANKNVCGLWIEPIQGEAGVYVPHDGYLKTAEKLCKQHNVLLMMDEIQTGIARTGKMLASDHENVRPDLLILGKALSGGVMPISLVLANDEIMLVIKPGEHGSTFGGNPLAAAVCMESLQVIRDEKLADNAERLGKVFRDRMNAMIKKTKLITLVRGKGLLNAIVVNDSPESETAWNLCVKFSENGLLAKPTHGNIIRLAPPLVITEEQIHECCDIIEKSVMSLL